The genomic window GATCGCCGCGTCCAGCTCGTGGGTCCCGTCCCGGGTGATGGTGGCCCCCACGCCGGCGTTGAAGAGGGGGTTCTCCTCCATGGACCGCACCGCGGCCTCCACCGCGTCCAGGGCCGGGCCGCCCTTGTCCAGGACGGCGTAGCCCGCCGCCAGGGCCTTTTCGAGCCCGGCGCGGTACGCCTTCTCCGCCTCGGGCCCGATGCGCGCCGTGGTGACGTTGCCCGCGCCGCCGTGGATGGCGAGTCCGAACGGGGCCTGGGCCAGCGCGCAGACCGCGGCCAGGAAAAGGAAGGTTGATCGCACCATGGGACCTCCGCCTACTTGAAATGCTGCTGGAGCTTCTTGAGCGTCCAGGCGTTGCCGGACTTGAAGAACTCCCGCATGCGCTGGGACTCCTCGTCGGCGGCGTAGCCCATCATGGCCAGCCGCAGCCCGGTGCGCCCGCCCAGGTCGGTGAGGGTCGCCACGGTCCACACCCCCTGCCAGGCGTTCGGGAACGGGAAGCCCTGCGGGGGCCGGTCGATGCGGAACGAGACCATGCGCCCCGGCTCGAAGGAGAGGATGCGGTTCTGGATCGTGGACGGGTCGCCCAGGGTGGCGGTGGCGCTGTAGCAGGAGCGGATGAGGCCGCCCACGCGGAAGTCCATGTCGCACTGGGCCGGGCCCAGGAGCTTGTAGCCTTCGGGGGTGGAGAAGACCTTCCACACCTCGGACACCGGTGCTTCGATGATCCCCTCGACGACCAGGGGGGAGACGTCGGCGGCGGCAAGGTGGAGGATGAGGGTGAAGGCGGGGAGGAGGGCGCGCAGCATGGTGCCAGTCTACAGGAATGGATCCGCCACCGTCCGCCCCGCCGCCGCGTGGTTCAGCGCCCGCAGCCCGATGTCGCGCCGCCTCTGCATGCCGGGCCAGTGCACGTCGGCCACGGCCCCCTCCACCTTGGCCCGTGCGGCCTCCAGGTCGGCGGCGGTCGTCACCAGGTTCAGCACGCGCCCGCCGCTGGTCACCCAGCCTTCCTGGGTCTTCCGGGTGCCGGCGTGGACCACCTTGACGCCCTCGGGGGCGCCCAGGGCGATGGGGACGTCCTTCTCGGCGCCCTCGGGGTAGCCGCCGGCGGCCAGGACCACGGCGATGGCGCAGCCGGGGCGGAGCTTCACGGAATCGCGGCGCAGGCGGCCCTCGGCCACCTCCAGCAGGAGGGACGCGAGGTCCTCGTCGAGGAGTTCCATGAGCACCTGGGTCTCGGGGTCGCCGAAGCGGACGTTGTATTCCAGGAGCTCGGGTCCCCGGGCCGTCCACATGACGCCCAGGAAGAGCACGCCCCGGGCCCGCAGGCCGTCCTTGCGCAGGCCGGCCACGGTGGGTTCCACCAGGTCCCGGCGCAGCCGCTCCAGGTCGGCGGGGGAGAGGAAGGGGATGGGTCCGAAGGCGCCCATGCCGCCGGTGTTGGGGCCCTGGTCCCCGTCGAAGATGCGCTTGTGGTCCTGGCAGGGGGGGAGGACGGCGTAGGCGGCGTGATCGGCGTCCACGTCCACCAGCACGTGGAGGGAGAGTTCCATGCCCACCAGCGGCGCCTCCAGCACGACCTTGCGCGAGGCCTCGCCGAACTGGCCGGCCATGAAGGCGCGCACGGTGGCCAGGGCCTCCTCGCGGCTCCCGGCCAGCACCACGCCCTTGCCCGCGGCGAGGCCGTCGGCCTTCAGGACGATGGGCAGGCCCAGGCTCCACGCGCGGATGGCCGCCTCGGCGGGTTCCAGGGCCGTGAACGTCATGCTCGCCGCGCAGGGGATGCCGTGGCGGACCATGAAGTCCTTGGCGAAGGCCTTGCTCCCCTCCAGGCGCGCGGTGGCCGCGTCATGGCCGAAGACGGGCACGCCCTCCCCGCGCACCGCATCGGCCAGCCCCGCCACCAGCGGGACTTCCGGTCCCACCACCACCAGCCCGGGGCGGTTGAGGGCGCACCAGGCGGCGATGCCGGAGACGTCCTCCACCGCGAAGGGGAGGCAGGTGCCGAGCCCGGCCAGGGCATCGCTGCCCGGCGCGGCGTAGAGCTCCACGGGATCAGGACCGGACTTCAGCTTCATGGCCATGGCATGTTCCCGGCCGCCGGAGCCGATGAGCAGGATCTTCATACTTCACCCCTTTCAAGAATCCTACTTCGACTGGGCTATCCTAGGTGCATGATCGGACGACTGCGCGGCCTGCTTATCCATAAGAGCCTCAACTCCGCCATGGTGGAATGCGGGGGCGTCGGCTACCTCTGCTCCATTTCCCTGGGCACCTTCGGCCTGCTGCCGGAGGAGGGCCAGGAGGCCATCCTCCACGTGGAGACCCTGCTCCGGGAGAACGACCTGAGCCTCCTGGGCTTCGCCACCAGGGAGGAGAAGCAGCTGTACCGCCTGCTGGTCAAGGTGGACGGCGTGGGCCCCAAGCTCGCCCTGGCGGCCCTGGGGGCCCTGCCCCTGGCGGACCTGGTGCAGGCCATCCGGGCCCGGGACGTCAGGGCCCTCACCCGCATCCCGGGCGTCGGCAAGAAGACCGCCGAGAAGCTCTGCTTCGAGCTGTCGGAGAAGCTGGGCGGCATGGGAGGGCTGGACGGGCTGGCCGGGGGCGGAGCCCCCCGGGACGCCTGGGAGGCCGACCTGGCTTCGGCCCTCACGAACCTCGGGTTCCGGGAGGACGCCGTCCTCCCCATCGTCAAGGGCCTCGCCGCGGACCGCCCCCCCCTGCCCGAAGCCCTGCGCCTCGCCCTCAAGGGACTCCAGCGATGAGCGTCCGGATCCTCTCCACCTCGGCGCTGGCGGGTCCGTCCCTCCAGGGCCTGGGCGCGAGGTTTCCGGAGCTGTCCATCGCCCCCTTCCGCTCCATCGCCTGGAAGATGAGCCTGGCCAACGCCGAGGCCCTGGTGGTGCTGCTCACCGAGGCCCTGTCGGAGGCCGACCTGGACTACGCCCCCAAGCTGAAGGTCATCGGCACCTGCTCGGCGGGCGTGAGCCACCTGCCCGTCGAGGCCTGCGCCCGCCGGGGCATCGCCATCGTGAATACCGCGGGCGTCCTCGCGGACCCCACCGCCGACCTGGCCCTGGCCCTGCTCCTGGCCCTGACCCGGCGGCTCAAGGACGGCGAGGCCCTGGTCCGTTCCGGCACCTGGAAGGGCTGGGCCATGGACCAGGTCCTGGGAACGGGGGTGGCCGGGAAGGTCTGCGCCATCCTGGGCACCGGGCCCGTGGGCAAGGCCTTCGCCCGCAGGGTCTTCGCCCTGGGCATGAAGCCCGTGTTCTGGGACCGCGAGAGCAAGGGGACCCCTGTGGACTTCGGCGCGGGCATCGCCCGGCGCCTTCCGCTCTCGGACCTCCTGCCCCGGGCCTCGGTCCTGAGCATCCACTGCCCCCTCACGGCCGACACCCGGGGGCTGCTCACCCGCCCCATCCTGCAGCTCCTGCCCAAGGGGGCCTTCATCATCAACACGGCCCGGGGCGGCATCCTGGACGAGGACGCCGCCATCCAGATGCTCCACCAGGGGTTCCTGGGCGGGGTCGGCATGGATGTGTACGAGGATGAACCGAATATTAATCCCGCATGGCTGAAGGCTCCCCGCGCGGTCCTCCTACCACATCTGGGAAGTGCCACCCTGGACACACGGGAGGCCATGTCCCGGGTTCTTTGCGATGGCATCGCCGAGACCCTGGAGGGTAAGCTTGGGTGATTCTGCTGGAGGTTCTCTATGCCCCGTCAATGGCTCCGGCTGCTGGACCCTGAAATCCACGAACTGCGACAGGCCGACGGCAAGTCCCTTGCCGGAAGCCTGACCTATGGCCGCGCCCTCAACGGGCGCAGCCTCCACGAGGAGGCCCAGGCGGTCCTCGACAAGGCGCTGGCCCTGGACCGGGGCGACGGTGACCTGTGGTTCGAGCGCATCATGGCCCAGGGCGACCACGGCACGCTCGAGGACCTGGAGGAGCTCCACTCCCAGCTGGCCAGCATCCGCGCCGAGCATCCCCAGGACGCGGCCGTGCTGCGCAACATGGGCTTCGTGCGGATCCTGCAGCAGCGCTCCGACGAGGCCGAGAAGCTCCTGCGCCAAGCCCTCTCGGCCAACGGCGCCGACCCCAAGGCCCTGGAGCTCATGGGCCTGCTGTGCATCCAGCGGGAGAACCCCCAGGAGGCCAAGACCTGGCTCCTGAAGGCCCTCAGCCTCCAGCCCCGGGACCCCCGCTCCCTTCGCCTCCTGGGCATCACCTGCATGGACCTGGGGGATTCCAAGTCCGCCGAGGTCCAGTTCATGGCCGCCCTGGAGCACGATCCCGACTACTTCTGGGGCTGGCACAGCCTGGGCGAGCTGCTCCTAAAGCGGGGCGAGCTGGAGGAGGGCCTGCGGTGCATCCACCGGGCCCGCTGCATCCAGCCCAGGGAACCCGCCAGCTACTTCATCCTCGCCGAGCTCTTCTCCGAGCAGGGCCACATGGAGCTGGCCCAGGGCGAACTGCACCAGCTCACGTCCATGACCGCCCCCACCGAGGTGCTCTCCGAGGCCTACGCCATGCTGGGCGAGATCCGGCGGGACCTGGGGGACACGGAGGGGGCCACCTGCTACTTCTCCCTGGCCACCGAGACGGACCCCGAGGCCGCCGACCCCTGGGCGGCCCTGGGCGACATGGCCCGGTCGGAATGCCACTGGGAGGAGGCCCTGCGCTGCTACCAGGAGGCCCTGGCCCGGCGCCCCGGCGCCGCCGACCTGCTGGTCCAGACCGGCTACGCGCACCTGCACCTGGGCCTGCCCCAGGAGGCCGAGGGGCTCTTCCTGTCCGCCCTGGAGGCGGACCCCGGCGAATACAGCGCCTACCTGGGCCTGTCGGAATGCTACCGGAACCTCCAGCGCCCCGAGGACCAGCTCTCCATGGTGCGCCTGGCCATGGAACTGGCCCCCGAGGACCCCGACGTGTGGAACGCCCGCGGCGTCGCCCTGGAAGTGGCAGGCAGGGCCAAGGACGCCACGGAGGCCTACGAGCACGCCCTGGGCCTCGACCCCATGCACCGCAAGGCCGCCAACAACCTGGGCTTCCTGCTGGAGAAGCGCATGCAGGCCGGCGAGACCGACCTGCACAGCCGCGCCATGGAGGCCTGGAAGCGCCGGCTCCTCATCTGCAGGGACGAGGGCCAGAGCTTGAAGATGGCAACGGAACACCTGGTCAAGCTGGGGGTCGCGGAAGACACCATCCGGCGATGGCTTGAGCGTGACCCGGCCCTCGGTTCCTGATAAGCTTGGGGGTTCGGAGTACCCATGAACGGATTGCTGTTGACCTTGCACGTGATCGTGAGCCTTCTGCTCATCGGAGTCATCCTGCTCCAGCCCGGATCCAAGGGCGGCGGGCTGGGTGCCACCTTCGGCGGCGGCGGCGCGAATTCCGCCTTCGGAGCCCGGGGCGCGGCGCCCTTCCTTGCCAAGTTCACGTACTACCTCGCGGCGGGTTTCATGGTCACCTCCCTGGTGATCGAAGTCCTCATCGTCAAGGCGAACCGGTCCGTCCTGGACCGCGCCGCGGCCGTGAAGACCGCGCCCGTCAAGCCCGCGCCCGCGATTCCCGTGCCCGCGCTTCCGGCGGCGCCCGCCAAAAAGTGAGGATTGACGGGTGCCGCAACCCGTGGCATCCTTAGTGTTCTGCCCGCGTGGTGAAATTGGTAGACACGCCATCTTGAGGGGGTGGTGGCCACAAGCCGTAGCGGTTCGAGTCCGCTCGCGGGCACCAGTAAATTAAGCGCTCCCCCCGGAGCGCTTTTTTTTTATGCTGGGGGATGCCCTTCGCCGACGCCGCCACGCTCCTGGCTCCCCTCGCACCCTGGTTCGACGCGGTGCGCCGGCCCATGCCCTGGCGGGCCGGGGACCTGGACGCACCCCATCCCGACCCCTACGCCGTGCTGGTCTCGGAGATCATGCTGCAGCAGACCCAGGTGGCCACGGTGATCCCGTACTTCCTGCGGTGGATGGGGAGGTTCCCGGATGCCGCATCCCTGGCGGCGGGGACCGAGGACGAGATCCACGGGCTGTGGGCGGGCCTGGGGTACTACCGCCGGGCCCGCAGCCTCCAGGGCGCGGCCCGGGCCATCGCCGAAGGCGGATTCCCCCGCACCCTGGAAGGCCTCCTGGATCTTCCGGGCCTGGGCCCCTACACCGCGGCCGCCGTGGCGGCCCAGGCCTTCCAGCTGCCC from Geothrix sp. 21YS21S-2 includes these protein-coding regions:
- a CDS encoding SRPBCC domain-containing protein, which gives rise to MLRALLPAFTLILHLAAADVSPLVVEGIIEAPVSEVWKVFSTPEGYKLLGPAQCDMDFRVGGLIRSCYSATATLGDPSTIQNRILSFEPGRMVSFRIDRPPQGFPFPNAWQGVWTVATLTDLGGRTGLRLAMMGYAADEESQRMREFFKSGNAWTLKKLQQHFK
- the purD gene encoding phosphoribosylamine--glycine ligase, producing MKILLIGSGGREHAMAMKLKSGPDPVELYAAPGSDALAGLGTCLPFAVEDVSGIAAWCALNRPGLVVVGPEVPLVAGLADAVRGEGVPVFGHDAATARLEGSKAFAKDFMVRHGIPCAASMTFTALEPAEAAIRAWSLGLPIVLKADGLAAGKGVVLAGSREEALATVRAFMAGQFGEASRKVVLEAPLVGMELSLHVLVDVDADHAAYAVLPPCQDHKRIFDGDQGPNTGGMGAFGPIPFLSPADLERLRRDLVEPTVAGLRKDGLRARGVLFLGVMWTARGPELLEYNVRFGDPETQVLMELLDEDLASLLLEVAEGRLRRDSVKLRPGCAIAVVLAAGGYPEGAEKDVPIALGAPEGVKVVHAGTRKTQEGWVTSGGRVLNLVTTAADLEAARAKVEGAVADVHWPGMQRRRDIGLRALNHAAAGRTVADPFL
- the ruvA gene encoding Holliday junction branch migration protein RuvA, whose protein sequence is MIGRLRGLLIHKSLNSAMVECGGVGYLCSISLGTFGLLPEEGQEAILHVETLLRENDLSLLGFATREEKQLYRLLVKVDGVGPKLALAALGALPLADLVQAIRARDVRALTRIPGVGKKTAEKLCFELSEKLGGMGGLDGLAGGGAPRDAWEADLASALTNLGFREDAVLPIVKGLAADRPPLPEALRLALKGLQR
- a CDS encoding NAD(P)-dependent oxidoreductase produces the protein MSVRILSTSALAGPSLQGLGARFPELSIAPFRSIAWKMSLANAEALVVLLTEALSEADLDYAPKLKVIGTCSAGVSHLPVEACARRGIAIVNTAGVLADPTADLALALLLALTRRLKDGEALVRSGTWKGWAMDQVLGTGVAGKVCAILGTGPVGKAFARRVFALGMKPVFWDRESKGTPVDFGAGIARRLPLSDLLPRASVLSIHCPLTADTRGLLTRPILQLLPKGAFIINTARGGILDEDAAIQMLHQGFLGGVGMDVYEDEPNINPAWLKAPRAVLLPHLGSATLDTREAMSRVLCDGIAETLEGKLG
- a CDS encoding tetratricopeptide repeat protein, giving the protein MPRQWLRLLDPEIHELRQADGKSLAGSLTYGRALNGRSLHEEAQAVLDKALALDRGDGDLWFERIMAQGDHGTLEDLEELHSQLASIRAEHPQDAAVLRNMGFVRILQQRSDEAEKLLRQALSANGADPKALELMGLLCIQRENPQEAKTWLLKALSLQPRDPRSLRLLGITCMDLGDSKSAEVQFMAALEHDPDYFWGWHSLGELLLKRGELEEGLRCIHRARCIQPREPASYFILAELFSEQGHMELAQGELHQLTSMTAPTEVLSEAYAMLGEIRRDLGDTEGATCYFSLATETDPEAADPWAALGDMARSECHWEEALRCYQEALARRPGAADLLVQTGYAHLHLGLPQEAEGLFLSALEADPGEYSAYLGLSECYRNLQRPEDQLSMVRLAMELAPEDPDVWNARGVALEVAGRAKDATEAYEHALGLDPMHRKAANNLGFLLEKRMQAGETDLHSRAMEAWKRRLLICRDEGQSLKMATEHLVKLGVAEDTIRRWLERDPALGS
- the secG gene encoding preprotein translocase subunit SecG, which encodes MNGLLLTLHVIVSLLLIGVILLQPGSKGGGLGATFGGGGANSAFGARGAAPFLAKFTYYLAAGFMVTSLVIEVLIVKANRSVLDRAAAVKTAPVKPAPAIPVPALPAAPAKK